From the Oryzias latipes chromosome 22, ASM223467v1 genome, one window contains:
- the LOC101161449 gene encoding placenta growth factor: MNPGFLIETVVALHLLLSPAQSLSLPNTNSTTEVLMFQEVWGRSFCRTIEKLVEVVQEYPTEVEHIYSPSCVPLVRCAGCCGDENLECHPTSTTNVTMQLLKIRPSESGQEYVEMTFVEHQTCECRVRKPVMVERKRHKGRGRKRKERQKTKECDRCQIPRR, translated from the exons ATGAACCCTGGTTTTCTCATCGAGACTGTGGTGGCACTTCATCTGCTCCTCTCACCTGCGCAG AGTCTATCTTTACCAAACACAAACAGTACAACAGAAG TACTGATGTTTCAAGAAGTGTGGGGTCGTAGCTTCTGCCGGACCATTGAAAAGTTGGTAGAGGTGGTTCAGGAATACCCAACAGAGGTGGAGCACATCTACAGTCCCTCTTGTGTGCCCCTGGTGAGGTGTGCCGGATGCTGTGGTGATGAGAATCTGGAGTGTCATCCCACTAGCACCACAAATGTCACCATGCAG ctcttGAAAATCAGGCCATCAGAGTCCGGTCAAGAATATGTTGAAATGACATTTGTGGAGCATCAGACATGTGAATGTAg AGTCAGGAAACCTGTCATGGTGGAAAG GAAAAGGCATAAAGGAAGAGGAaggaaaaggaaggaaagaCAGAAAACCAAAGAGTGTGACAG ATGCCAGATCCCTCGCAGGTAA
- the zdhhc22 gene encoding palmitoyltransferase ZDHHC22 — protein sequence MFTRMLKLRLLNAVAPVYFFMATAVTNILHFFFFIPTIFPYPETSLMVSSTLHTVLVLFLMFNALGNYIMTIIYPAESANETLIPVCSPHCSDKVDAHYLLNGRHFCKLCKKIILKRDHHCFFTGNCIGNKNMRYFLMFCIYTSCTCLYSLVLGVAFLTVEYSISFENPLTFLTLLPLSVCSFFMGTISGLQLFLVLMLYVWLGIGLVCAGFCSQQMLLVARGQTWCQMQRGELVRNCSNWRANLKHVFGTRWILGLILPVQTEECSEDADGQKQD from the exons ATGTTCACCCGAATGTTAAAACTGAGACTGCTCAACGCCGTGGCACCTGTGTATTTCTTCATGGCAACAGCAGTTACCAACATCctacatttcttcttcttcatcccGACTATATTCCCTTACCCAGAAACCTCCCTGATGGTGTCATCCACTCTCCATACAGTGCTTGTGCTCTTCTTGATGTTCAACGCACTGGGGAACTACATTATGACTATCATATATCCTGCTGAAAGTGCCAACGAGACTTTGATCCCTGTGTGCTCCCCACACTGCTCAGACAAAGTGGATGCTCACTACCTTCTGAACGGCCGGCACTTCTGCAAACTGTGCAAGAAGATCATCCTTAAGAGGGACCACCACTGTTTTTTCACCGGGAACTGCATCGGCAACAAAAACATGCGTTACTTCCTGATGTTCTGCATCTACACGTCATGCACGTGTTTGTACTCTTTGGTTCTGGGTGTCGCGTTTTTGACAGTGGAGTACTCCATCTCTTTTGAGAACCCCCTGACCTTTCTtactctcctccccctctcgGTCTGCTCCTTCTTCATGG GAACCATCTCAGGATTGCAGCTGTTCCTGGTGCTGATGCTGTATGTGTGGCTGGGCATCGGCCTGGTGTGCGCCGGTTTCTGCTCCCAGCAGATGCTGCTGGTGGCTCGGGGACAGACTTGGTGTCAGATGCAGAGAGGCGAGCTGGTGAGGAACTGCAGCAACTGGAGAGCCAACTTGAAGCACGTCTTTGGCACGCGCTGGATCCTCGGACTCATCCTGCCTGTGCAAACGGAGGAGTGCTCTGAAGATGCTgatggacaaaaacaagactaA
- the LOC101163864 gene encoding CLOCK-interacting pacemaker — translation MSGFSRPGLHRTASFSGASHPGGFKHDLERDSGFSDASSEYLSAMEVTDSEEAGRNGSMLGQQSAGQQVAVVGGPYSGLSPMIFMNNFVLKQPSSSAPAEKQWGFPSHLDVMPQSQVVLFQSVMPSGNSNSPKPSPENLRLSKNRVPSAKPHHQNAPHPVDTGTERVGSSKLRARSMSEHGQRQQRRHKLYSPPSPLPGLQTLGQNVEDFEAAANHVEAEDHQEHQEQVPDEPSTPQAGSRSLPFYLKRRTVTPPDKNQDAITTHSNKLKRFSNTYNILSKSGLLGITMRTKQLIKENKRTQGLLCQLQEHTDLLLEALSSGDPHLWTKLQLSLQNTEKAHWGAKAHRVLAQAKFQHL, via the exons ATGAGTGGCTTTAGCAGACCCGGGCTACACAGGACCGCATCTTTCAGCGGGGCATCGCACCCTGGAGGATTCAAGCATGACTTGGAGAGAGATTCTGGCTTCTCAG atgccAGCTCTGAGTATCTCAGTGCAATGGAAGTAACTGATTCTGAAGAGGCAGGAAGAAATGGGTCAATGTTGGGCCAGCAGTCAGCTGGTCAGCAGGTGGCTGTGGTGGGAGGCCCATACTCTGGACTGTCTCCAATGATCTTCATGAACAACTTTGTCTTAAAGCAG cCCTCCTCTTCGGCTCCAGCAGAAAAGCAGTGGGGTTTTCCTTCCCACCTTGATGTTATGCCTCAGTCGCAAGTGGTTCTTTTTCAATCAGTGATGCCCAGCGGCAACAGCAACTCTCCAAAGCCCAGCCCCGAAAATCTCAGACTATCCAAAAACCGTGTGCCCTCTGCCAAGCCACATCACCAAAATGCCCCTCATCCTGTGGACACAGGCACTGAAAGGGTGGGATCCTCAAAGTTAAGGGCAAGATCGATGTCAGAGCATGGCCAACGACAGCAGAGGCGTCACAAACTCTACAGCCCCCCCAGCCCGCTGCCCGGCCTGCAGACACTCGGCCAAAACGTTGAGGACTTTGAAGCAGCCGCCAACCACGTGGAGGCGGAGGACCACCAGGAGCATCAGGAGCAGGTTCCCGATGAGCCTTCGACTCCACAGGCTGGAAGCCGCTCCCTGCCTTTCTATTTGAAACGGAGAACTGTGACGCCgccagacaaaaaccaggatgCCATCACCACACACAGCAACAAACTGAAACGCTTCAGCAATACCTATAATATTCTCAGCAAGTCCGGCTTGTTGGGAATCACAATGCGCACAAAGCAGCTAATCAAAGAGAATAAGCGCACCCAGGGCCTGCTGTGCCAACTGCAGGAGCACACTGACCTGCTGTTGGAGGCTCTGAGCAGCGGAGACCCACATCTGTGGACTAAACTCCAGCTCTCTCTGCAGAACACAGAAAAAGCACACTGGGGAGCCAAAGCCCACAGAGTCTTAGCACAAGCTAAGTTCCAGCACTTATAA